In Bythopirellula goksoeyrii, a single window of DNA contains:
- a CDS encoding choice-of-anchor Q domain-containing protein, with protein MSAFKSFKPRSWIGQSHSTGRGLTRSLRIEPLESRRLLATFAVANLNDAGLGSLRQAIDDANQNPGFDSIDLSAVSGTISLTSGEFLITDFVSIEGPGADTLTIDAQENSRIFHLQTPTGNNSVAGLRLVNGLTTGADQPGGAIYSETFGVLTLNRMEIFSSGTEGDDSPGGAVYSKRSATVTNSVIGNSFTRGADSPGGGISAWFDEVQINDSTISTNKTEGPRSGGGGVYSRLSTRLEDALVSGNTTHGHNSRGGGVFAPNTSVALSEIRDNHTYGESSEGGGIYSTMSSLIVESLLQGNSTTGEFSTGGGLFFDRSLSLVDSQVLANKTHGDHSAGGGIFGSDLANITGTTIAQNVTEGELSQGGGIRFFGNFSMTDSQVIENGTYGLKAGGAGMRVDNQATIVDSNISGNVIYGSEGWGGGLFVTGVADIATSTISHNESRGFQSVGGGIFSEAQTTITRSLVYANAIYGDDGFGGGIFHNLPLTLDNSTVSGNLAGGSSEAGGGIFSNANLTLRQSTITNNRASFLVGGVWNQEHATILEGSIVADNTAHSVEKDMFQFNGSIQANYSLIGNSTGSTLGGNSGIGNLLNVSPLLGPLADNGGPTKTHALLPGSPAIDAGDPSVQFDPDSFDQRGLARVADGDPPESLVIDIGAYEAQIAPSADFDSDGDVDGHDFLAWQRGFGKSNAVPADGDSDDDGDVDASDLATWQLTYDEVVSPMKDVQRDVFSVESPAWALNAAIALTYGDDKEGLKATPILELSFVATQSEKVTAPPMLPVPTGEGYDRRTLARSPFRPAARNVAHELAAQCSEPFFDYLLFNAQV; from the coding sequence ATGTCAGCGTTCAAGTCCTTCAAACCAAGATCGTGGATCGGTCAAAGCCATTCCACCGGTCGAGGGCTTACTCGCTCGCTTCGCATTGAACCCCTGGAATCCCGCCGACTACTCGCAACTTTCGCCGTCGCGAATCTCAACGATGCGGGATTAGGCAGTTTGCGCCAAGCGATCGACGATGCTAACCAAAATCCTGGGTTCGATTCCATAGACTTGAGCGCGGTATCGGGGACAATCTCTCTCACTTCCGGTGAGTTTCTCATTACCGACTTTGTCTCGATCGAGGGTCCTGGCGCAGATACCTTGACGATCGACGCCCAAGAGAATTCGCGAATCTTTCACCTTCAAACACCCACAGGCAACAACTCCGTCGCAGGACTTCGTCTGGTCAATGGGCTTACAACCGGTGCTGATCAACCGGGAGGTGCAATCTACTCAGAAACGTTTGGCGTACTCACGCTCAACCGAATGGAAATTTTCAGTAGCGGCACCGAGGGAGACGACTCGCCGGGAGGTGCCGTATATAGTAAGCGGAGTGCGACGGTGACTAACTCTGTGATCGGCAATAGTTTTACCAGGGGCGCGGATTCACCTGGTGGCGGTATCTCGGCATGGTTTGACGAAGTGCAAATTAACGATTCTACAATCTCCACTAACAAGACTGAAGGACCGCGTTCGGGCGGCGGTGGCGTCTATAGTCGCTTATCTACCAGGTTAGAAGATGCCTTGGTGAGTGGCAATACGACCCATGGCCACAACTCGCGTGGCGGGGGAGTGTTCGCACCAAATACATCGGTCGCGCTATCTGAAATCAGGGATAACCACACTTACGGCGAATCCTCCGAAGGAGGCGGGATTTATTCGACGATGAGCTCCTTGATCGTAGAATCACTGCTCCAAGGTAATTCGACGACCGGCGAGTTCTCCACGGGCGGAGGGCTTTTCTTCGATCGGTCACTTTCGCTCGTGGATTCTCAAGTTCTCGCCAACAAGACTCACGGAGATCATTCCGCCGGTGGAGGAATCTTTGGTTCGGACCTGGCAAATATCACCGGGACGACGATTGCCCAGAACGTCACCGAAGGAGAACTCTCACAGGGGGGCGGAATTCGTTTCTTTGGCAATTTTTCCATGACTGATTCTCAGGTCATCGAAAACGGTACGTACGGCTTGAAGGCCGGGGGCGCTGGGATGAGGGTCGACAATCAGGCCACCATTGTCGATTCCAACATCAGCGGCAACGTTATTTACGGTTCTGAAGGATGGGGCGGAGGATTGTTCGTTACGGGAGTGGCCGACATCGCGACTTCCACGATCAGTCACAACGAAAGCCGCGGTTTCCAGAGTGTTGGGGGAGGCATTTTTTCCGAAGCGCAAACCACCATTACGCGCTCTCTAGTTTACGCCAATGCAATCTACGGAGACGATGGTTTTGGGGGTGGTATCTTTCACAATTTGCCGCTCACCCTTGACAACTCGACGGTCAGCGGAAACCTTGCCGGAGGGTCTTCCGAAGCAGGAGGAGGAATCTTTTCCAATGCAAACCTCACGCTCAGACAAAGCACAATAACCAACAATCGAGCGTCATTTCTCGTGGGCGGCGTCTGGAATCAAGAGCACGCAACAATCCTCGAAGGCTCGATTGTCGCGGACAACACGGCTCACTCTGTGGAAAAGGACATGTTTCAGTTCAATGGTTCCATCCAGGCCAATTATAGTCTGATAGGAAATTCGACTGGTTCAACCCTCGGGGGCAATTCGGGAATAGGAAATTTGTTGAACGTCTCTCCACTCCTCGGTCCCTTGGCAGACAATGGGGGACCCACGAAGACCCATGCCCTGTTGCCTGGCAGTCCGGCGATTGATGCCGGCGATCCATCTGTCCAATTTGATCCAGACTCTTTTGATCAACGAGGTCTGGCGCGCGTCGCCGACGGCGATCCACCGGAATCGCTTGTGATCGACATCGGTGCGTATGAGGCACAGATTGCGCCGTCGGCCGATTTTGATTCCGACGGCGATGTCGATGGTCACGATTTCCTCGCCTGGCAACGCGGGTTTGGAAAGTCCAATGCCGTGCCGGCCGATGGCGACAGCGACGACGATGGCGACGTCGACGCGAGCGACTTGGCCACATGGCAACTTACTTACGACGAAGTCGTCAGTCCGATGAAAGATGTGCAGCGAGATGTCTTTTCCGTGGAAAGTCCCGCTTGGGCTTTGAACGCTGCGATTGCGTTGACATATGGCGATGATAAAGAAGGACTTAAGGCAACGCCTATTCTTGAACTCAGCTTTGTGGCTACACAGTCGGAGAAAGTTACCGCACCACCTATGCTACCAGTGCCTACTGGAGAAGGGTACGACCGTCGCACGCTTGCACGCTCTCCTTTCCGACCTGCAGCCAGAAATGTCGCACACGAACTCGCTGCCCAATGCTCCGAACCGTTCTTTGACTACCTGTTATTTAACGCACAAGTTTGA
- a CDS encoding cysteine desulfurase family protein, translated as MAHSTPIYMDNHATTRTDPRVVEAMLPYFSEVYGNPGSVGHEYGAEAHTAVELATASLAAQLGADPQEIIFTSGATESNNLAIRGLAERNQRRGKHLVSVRTEHRAVLDPLERLVQQGYEVTLLEVERHGSTRAGWLDPEQVAEAIQDDTILVSVMLANNEIGVIQPLAEIAAVCRHSGVLLHCDATQAVGKIPVSVRELGVDLMSFSGHKIYGPKGIGALYVRRGSPIVRFSPQITGGGQQGGRRSGTLNVPGIVGMARALELCIDELPTEEERLAGLRDQLFAGLQERLSGVQLCGPTLDERNPAGDRLRLPGNLDVAFGDIDGEAVLIEMDNLAVSSGATCSSHEPGPSHVLLALGLSEDLARSSLRFGLGRFNTPAEVDSAIKSVTSAIEKLRKLAG; from the coding sequence ATGGCACACAGCACACCCATCTACATGGACAACCACGCCACCACGCGGACCGATCCGCGCGTGGTCGAGGCTATGCTGCCATATTTCTCTGAAGTATATGGCAATCCGGGAAGTGTTGGGCACGAATATGGCGCAGAAGCTCACACTGCAGTGGAACTTGCTACCGCTTCGCTCGCAGCCCAACTCGGTGCTGATCCGCAAGAAATCATCTTCACCAGCGGTGCGACTGAAAGTAACAATCTTGCCATCCGTGGCCTTGCTGAGCGGAACCAGCGGCGGGGAAAACATTTGGTGAGTGTGCGGACTGAGCATCGGGCCGTGTTGGATCCTTTGGAACGTCTCGTACAGCAGGGCTACGAAGTAACTCTGCTGGAAGTTGAGCGACATGGATCCACTCGAGCCGGTTGGCTCGATCCGGAACAGGTGGCCGAGGCGATTCAAGACGACACAATCCTGGTGAGCGTGATGCTCGCTAACAATGAGATCGGTGTTATCCAGCCCTTGGCGGAAATCGCGGCCGTGTGTCGCCACAGCGGAGTTCTGTTGCACTGCGATGCAACCCAGGCTGTTGGCAAGATTCCTGTTAGTGTGCGCGAACTGGGTGTCGATCTGATGAGCTTCTCCGGACACAAGATTTATGGACCGAAGGGAATTGGTGCCCTCTATGTCCGACGGGGTAGTCCCATTGTGCGATTCTCTCCTCAGATCACTGGCGGCGGTCAACAAGGGGGCCGTCGCAGCGGGACACTCAATGTACCGGGCATCGTTGGCATGGCCAGGGCGTTGGAGCTGTGCATTGATGAATTGCCAACCGAAGAAGAACGACTTGCCGGCTTGCGCGACCAATTATTTGCAGGTTTGCAAGAACGCCTCAGCGGTGTCCAGCTCTGTGGTCCCACGCTCGATGAGAGAAATCCGGCTGGGGATCGACTGCGTCTGCCGGGGAACTTGGATGTCGCTTTCGGCGATATCGATGGTGAGGCCGTGTTGATCGAGATGGACAACCTGGCGGTAAGTTCGGGGGCGACCTGCTCGTCGCATGAGCCGGGACCGAGCCATGTGCTGTTGGCCCTGGGGCTCAGCGAAGACCTGGCCCGCAGTAGCCTGCGTTTTGGCCTGGGCCGATTTAATACCCCTGCGGAAGTCGATTCAGCGATAAAATCCGTCACCTCTGCCATTGAAAAACTGCGAAAACTGGCCGGCTGA
- a CDS encoding HesB/IscA family protein, translating to MSIVLTENAAKEVKRIIEDQKLEDDTLLRVGVAGGGCSGFSYSLGFDRAYDEKADSKFEFHGIPVVVDKKSALYLDGTTVDFYEGLEKRGFTFDNPNAVKSCGCGSSFQA from the coding sequence ATGAGCATTGTCTTGACCGAAAACGCCGCCAAAGAAGTCAAGCGGATTATTGAAGACCAGAAACTCGAAGACGACACACTGCTACGAGTAGGTGTCGCCGGGGGTGGTTGTAGTGGGTTTAGCTATTCGCTCGGTTTCGACCGTGCCTACGATGAAAAAGCTGATTCGAAATTCGAGTTCCACGGAATCCCTGTGGTTGTCGACAAGAAGTCTGCCCTCTACTTGGACGGCACAACGGTCGATTTCTATGAAGGCTTGGAAAAGCGCGGCTTTACGTTCGATAACCCGAATGCGGTAAAGAGCTGCGGCTGTGGAAGCTCGTTCCAAGCGTAG
- a CDS encoding Flp family type IVb pilin, translating into MLKHIKQFLKSEDGPTAVEYAVMLALIVATCLTSIGLLSNETAASFDNSASQLNAVLGS; encoded by the coding sequence ATGTTAAAGCACATCAAACAATTTCTGAAGAGCGAAGATGGACCAACTGCAGTAGAGTATGCCGTGATGCTCGCCCTGATTGTCGCCACCTGCCTTACATCGATCGGCTTGTTGTCGAATGAAACGGCAGCCAGCTTCGACAACTCCGCATCGCAACTCAATGCAGTACTAGGTTCGTAA
- the queA gene encoding tRNA preQ1(34) S-adenosylmethionine ribosyltransferase-isomerase QueA, producing the protein MTMEPWIDYELPADLIAQQPLAHRADARLMVLDRSTDSIDHYHIRDLANLLHSGDRLVLNDTKVIPAQLRGIRDSTGGRWQGLYLGANSNGDWRIVCKTRGHLHPPEQIKLVDRDGRTRATLWLLEQIEEGQWLARPTEDRPTLELLEEFGHVPLPPYIRKGNMVDSDIADYQTVFARNPGAVAAPTAGLHFTPDLLRALEQSGVELSAVTLHVGLGTFRPITVDDPLQHPMHAEWGELNTVAAQELTTTRAEGGRIIAVGTTVTRVLESVVAAQKLDRQKTSSIGPWQGETDLFIHPPYEFQLVDALLTNFHFPRTTLLLLVQALGGTELVRRAYEEAIREEYRFYSYGDAMLIV; encoded by the coding sequence ATGACTATGGAACCTTGGATCGATTACGAACTCCCTGCCGACCTCATTGCCCAGCAGCCACTGGCGCATCGTGCCGATGCTCGGCTGATGGTTCTTGATCGAAGTACCGATTCAATCGACCACTATCATATCCGAGATCTAGCGAACCTGCTCCATTCTGGTGATCGGCTCGTGCTGAATGACACAAAAGTAATCCCTGCTCAACTGAGGGGAATCAGGGACAGTACTGGAGGCCGCTGGCAAGGGCTTTATCTTGGCGCGAACTCTAACGGCGATTGGCGAATAGTCTGCAAGACCCGAGGCCATCTGCATCCCCCTGAGCAGATCAAGCTCGTCGATCGCGATGGAAGAACGCGCGCAACACTGTGGCTGCTCGAACAAATTGAAGAGGGACAGTGGCTGGCTCGGCCGACTGAAGATCGCCCGACTTTGGAACTACTGGAAGAATTCGGCCACGTTCCGCTGCCGCCTTATATCCGCAAGGGAAATATGGTGGACTCGGACATCGCCGATTACCAGACCGTCTTTGCGCGCAATCCGGGAGCCGTAGCAGCACCGACAGCCGGGTTGCATTTTACTCCCGATCTCTTACGGGCTCTCGAACAATCAGGAGTAGAACTCTCAGCAGTGACCTTGCATGTGGGTTTGGGTACCTTTCGACCGATTACTGTCGATGACCCCTTACAGCATCCTATGCACGCTGAGTGGGGGGAACTCAATACTGTAGCAGCCCAGGAGCTAACTACCACGCGAGCTGAAGGGGGGCGAATTATCGCCGTGGGTACGACCGTCACGCGGGTACTGGAGTCGGTGGTGGCGGCTCAGAAACTCGACCGCCAAAAAACGTCATCCATTGGACCCTGGCAGGGAGAGACAGACTTATTCATCCATCCCCCTTACGAGTTCCAACTCGTGGACGCCCTACTAACCAACTTTCATTTTCCCCGCACAACGCTGCTCCTCTTGGTGCAGGCACTGGGGGGGACCGAGTTAGTCAGGCGAGCCTACGAAGAAGCCATCCGTGAGGAGTACCGGTTCTACAGCTACGGTGATGCGATGCTGATCGTGTAG